AAGCGCCTCCCGGGTGTCGCTTCTTCCGAACCCGTCGGTGCCGAGAGAGACAAGGGGCTTGGGGAAATAGGAGGAAATCGAATCGGGGAGGCTCTTAAGATAGTCGGTCGCGGCAACAAAGACCCCGTCTTCCCCTTCCATGCACTCTGAAATGTAGCTTTTTCTTCTCTTCTCTCCGGAATTGAGGCGGTTCCATCTTTCCGCTTCCTTCGCGTCCTGGTAAAGCTCCTTGTAGCTCGTGATGCTCCAGACGTCGGTCGGGATGCCGTAGCCGCTCTCAAGAACCTCCCTCGCCCAGAGAACCTCGTTCATGATGGCGCCGCTTCCGAAAAGATGGACCTTTTTCCCCGAGTCCTTGAGCGAAGAAAACGCGAACCTGTACATCCCTTTTATTATACCTTCCTCGACCCCCTCCGGCATGGCGGGCTGCACGTAGCGCTCGTTCATCACCGTTATGTAGTAGAATATCTCCTCCCCGTCCTGGTACATCCTCTTTATCCCGTCCCTGACTATCACGGCTATCTAGTAGGAGAAAGCCGGATCGTAGGCCTTTAGGTTCGGATAGACGTAGGCGAAATGATGGCTGTTTCCGTCCTGGTGCTGGAGACCCTCGCCCGCAAGGGTGGTCCGCCCCGCCGTGCCTCCCACCATGAACCCCCTGCACTTCATGTCGGCGGCGGCCCAGATAAGGTCCCCTATTCTCTGAAAGCCGAACATCGAGTAGTAGATGAAAAAGGGGATGGTGTTTATGCCGTGTGTCGAGTAGGCCGTGCCGGCCGCTATGAAGGAAGACATGCTGCCCGCCTCGGTTATGCCCTCTTCTAGGATCTGCCCGTCCTTTGCCTCCTTGTAGTAAAGAAGGGTGTCCGCGTCAACGGGCTCGTAGAGCTGTCCCACGCTTGAATAGATGCCCACCTGGCGGAAAAGCGCTTCCATCCCGAAAGTTCTTGCCTCGTCAGGGACTATGGGGACTATCAGATCTCCTATATCCCGATCCCGCATGAGTCTTGAGAGCATGTGGACGATTACCATGGTCGTGGCCACTTTTCTCTTGGATCCGGAAGCCTTTTTAAACTCCTCGAACACTCTCTCCGGGATCTTCTCAAGGGGTTTAGCCCTTACGATCCGTTTCGGGATGGGTCCGCCGAGTGCCTCCCTCCTCTCGCGGAGATAGTTCATCTCGGGGCTGTCGGGAGCGGGCCTGTAGAAAGGAGCTCTTCTGATTTCCTGGTCCGTAATCGGTATGTAGAACCGGGACCGGAAGCGCTTTAGCTCTTCCTCGTTAAGTTTTTTCTGCTGGTGGGTTATGTTCTTGCCCTCCCCCGCTTCCCCGAGGCCGTAACCCTTTATGGTCTTTGCGAGAATCACAGTGGGAGAACCGGTGTTCTCAACCGCGGCTTTGTAGGCGGCGTAGACCTTCTCTGAGTCGTGCCCTCCTCTAGCGAGTTTCTGAAGCTCCTCGTCCGTGTGGTTCTCGACCATTTTCAGGATCTCGGGGCGGGTGCCGAAAAAATGCTCCCTTATGTATTTCCCGGGAGATATGGTGTACCTCTGGTAATCCCCGTCAAGGGCGGCTTCCATCCTCTCGACCAGAAATCCGTCTTTATCCTGTGCCAGAATCGGGTCCCAGGTCCCTCCCCAGATAACCTTTATCACGTTCCACCCCGCCCCCCTGAAGATTCTTTCGAGCTCCTGTATTATCTTGCCGTTTCCCCTGACGGGTCCGTCAAGGCGCTGGAGGTTGCAGTTGATCACGAATATCAGGTTGTCAAGCCTCTCCCTCGACGCGAGGGTGATTGCTCCCAGGGTTTCGGGCTCGTCGGTTTCCCCGTCCCCGATAAAGGCCCACACCTTGGCGTCGGTGCGGGGCTTTAGACCCCTGTCCTCTAGGTACCTGTTGAAACGGGCCTGGTAAATCGCCATTATGGGAGAAAGTCCCATCGAGACCGTCGGGAACTCCCAGAAGTCCGGCATGAGCCAGGGGTGGGGATAGGAGGAGAGGCCGTCTCCGCCGAGCTCCCTCCTGAAATTGCGCATCTGCTCGATAGAGACCGTGCCTTCGAGAAACGCCCTTGCGTATATGCCCGGCGAGGCGTGTCCCTGGAAGTAGATCATGTCCCCTTCCCGGTTCTCGTCGCCTGCCCTGAAGAAGTGGTGGAACCCTATCTCGTAGAGCGTGGCGGCCGAGGCGTAGGTTGAGATATGTCCTCCGATGCCGTCGCTTATCCTGTTTGCGCGCACGACCATGGCCATGGCGTTCCACCTTATTATGCTTCTTATGTTGCGCTCTATTTCGTAGTTGCCCGGGTAAGGCGGCTGGTCCTCAAGGGCAATGGTGTTCACGTAAGGGGTGTTCGCGGCGTAGGGAACCTGCACGCCTTTTTTCTGGGAGTAAATCCTGAGCTTTCTGAGCAGTTCAGCTGCCCTCTCGCGCCCGGAGTTCTCAATCACGTATTCTAGTGATTCGATCCATTCCCGGTCTTCGGCTTCTTCTTCCGAAATTTGAGGATCTTCTTCCATTATCCGTACAAAACGCGGCGAAGCAGTGCCACGGGGGAATTTGCAACACGGAAAAACCACGTTGTCCTTGCTATCGAGAATCCGACCTCAGACGCTCAAAAAGGTGTTTCGGACCCTAAGCGGAATCCCAGATTCGGAAAAACAGTTTAACCGCAGGGGAGAAAATATCACTAACGATGCGGAACTATTTCGGCGCTTTTTCTTTTTGAGAATCATCCAAGACAATTCCAATGAAGAACATATTACCGAAGGTCAGAAACGCTGAGTTTACAGGTAAGTTTCAATCGAGCAGCCCGTGATTTAAACTAATTTTGTACTAGACAAAAGCCTCTCTTAGGAAGGTACTATGTCCTCATTTAACAATTCCCAATTCACGTGCCATGCGGTTTCCAATTTCTTCAGCTTCTTGTACAAAATCCATCAGAGGTGATAAATCTTCAATATAGTGAACCCATGTTTTGTTTAATAATTCTTCCCAAGAATAACGCTTCAACCATAATTTCACATCTTTGTCAAAATAAATACAAAGATCTTTGAGATTCTTTAGGTCATTGTTAGAAGGAGTATCGGTAGGTTCAGATTCGGAGCGCATGAACGCTTTTAGTTTGAGGGATCTATTTTTCATTTCGTGAGCATATAGATCCTCAAGTTCTCGGGAAATTTCATCAGGAATTAGACTATAGATCTTTTCGAGATTATGACTAGCCGCTCTACCTTCCTTATGAAGACCACATAATTCCAGTATGCATTTCAACCTCAGTTCTAAGGCAATACCAAAATTAAAATGGCTTGCCGTCTTAAGAGATTCCCAAACATTATGAATTCTCCAACCCGTGGAACCTCCTATTCGGTTTTGATTACCATCCTCAACTTTCAATTCACGTATTCTCTCCTCTATGAAAAACGTAGCCTCTAGAAATGCTTTTGTATCACCTATCAGCTTTAGATAGCTGTCTCCATCAATTCGTGGTTTTGCAGTTTCTTCGTTTTGTGAACTCACTCTTCACCTCCTTTATAGTTGCAAAGATCCTAGCTGTTGCATGGTTTTAGAGCAGATGATTTTTATCGGGCATAATTTAGGCACGTAGTTTCAAGAATCAAATGCGACAGGATAACCGGGTTTTACGCGAGCTTAATTTTGCACTGTGATTCAGCTTCAATTCTGCCATTGTTCTGGTGGAGCTAATTCCCATATACCGATAATCGGCGGCATCCCGCGTTCTCCAATTATCTCCAAGATAGATTTGTAATCCAATTCTTTTACTAATTCATCAGATATTTTCAGCGTATTCGGAGACTCGATAGCCAGGCCGACGGTACATACGAAAAAAAGCGACCCCCAGTAAAGAGAAAAAGATCCTCTATAGAGATTTAGATGAGCCGGTTCAATCGAGAACTTTCCGGGTTCCCGTTCTGTGACCAGTCGTGCGAGTTCCATGGGACTGAAATGCACGAAGCGGGATGTCGCACGATAGACAAGTTCATACGTTGATTTTTCTCCTACTTTTTCTGCAAGCCATAATGTTGAAGGAATTCTTTTAGGATCAGGCCAGTTTAGTTTTTCTCCAAGTTGATGCATTTCCTTTCGACTGTCATTTTTTTCATTCTGAAATTTTTCCAGATAAGGCAAGAGTCCAAGTTTCTCCGTTTCCGACCTTCCCATTGTTTCATCCTGAGTGCTCAGACACTTGTAAACTTCATCTATCCCTATACAGCCAATTAGTGAATCTGCATCTGGTAGCGAAATTTCAGCCAAGTACTTGCTCCAAATAAACTCCTCGCACATAAGCCTCAGAAATGAACCTGTGATAAAACCTTCTCCATCCTCGACTAATTGGGAAATCAGCCTAAGGGAGTCAAACTGTCTGCGCAGTATGGTTCTGCAGACAGTCGCAAGACGTCCATTGCCTGGTTCCCAATTTATCTCACTCGCTTTTTCAATAAATCCGCGAGTTAAATTCAATATATTCTGGATATCGTTTTTAAGTGGGGCCAAATCCGCCACGGGTCTATGGATGGGGGGCTCTTTTGCCAAGAAAATCCTCCTTGCTTCTTTTGTACTTAAATAGGTAGTTAGACAAACAGTATAATTTGCCTCTCAAAATTTTTGGGAGGTAAGTTTGCGTGCATATCAATCTAGCCACCTTAGTTTTTACTTTATTTGTATTTTTTGGAGAAGAAATTAATAAAATAGATCTCGATCTTACCAATAGGGAATGGTTGAGAAGTGGACCCCATAACACAATTTTAACAAACCACTTTGTAACAAATTTCACCCGGTGGGCAGTACTCCATACCTCCACTTCCCCGCATCTATTATTATACATGGAGTAGCAAGTATAATTACCTTTTTGAGAAGACGAAAAAGTCATCTAAACAAGGAGGTTAGAACTTCATGGGAATACGTATCCGACCACGTGAAATTGATATAACAGAGGAGGAACCATTCAAA
Above is a genomic segment from Candidatus Dadabacteria bacterium containing:
- a CDS encoding DUF5677 domain-containing protein; this encodes MAKEPPIHRPVADLAPLKNDIQNILNLTRGFIEKASEINWEPGNGRLATVCRTILRRQFDSLRLISQLVEDGEGFITGSFLRLMCEEFIWSKYLAEISLPDADSLIGCIGIDEVYKCLSTQDETMGRSETEKLGLLPYLEKFQNEKNDSRKEMHQLGEKLNWPDPKRIPSTLWLAEKVGEKSTYELVYRATSRFVHFSPMELARLVTEREPGKFSIEPAHLNLYRGSFSLYWGSLFFVCTVGLAIESPNTLKISDELVKELDYKSILEIIGERGMPPIIGIWELAPPEQWQN